In one window of Erwinia tasmaniensis Et1/99 DNA:
- a CDS encoding bifunctional 2',3'-cyclic-nucleotide 2'-phosphodiesterase/3'-nucleotidase yields the protein MFRSSLTLCALLVSHSPYAATVDFRIMETTDLRANMMDFDYYKDRPTDKYGLVRTASLINAARQQATNSVLVDNGDVIQGSPLGDYMASKGLKNGDIHPVYKAMNSLDYSVGNLGNHEFNYGLDYLQKAIRGARFPYINANIIDVKSGKPLFTPWLIKPVTVRDREGSTHTLKVGYIGFAPPQIMTWDRANLSGKVTVEDITATARKWVPQMRQQGADIVVAIPHSGLSSEPYHALAENSVYYLSQVAGIDAILFGHAHAVFPSSDFDAIKGADIAKGTLNGIPAVMLGMWGDHLGMVDLVLNNDAGRWRVSDARAEARPVYDKATKQSLAAEDPALVGILSQDHVATREFVSQPIGKSADVLASYLSLVQDDPTVQIVNDAQRAYVERFIQGDPDLATLPVLAAAAPFKAGGRKNDPSSYVEVDKGQLTLRNAADLYLYPNTLVVVKASGEQVKQWLECSAGQFNQIDIHSGKPQSLINWDFRTYNFDVIDGVNYQIDVTQPARYDAECRLIDSKASRIRDLTWQGQPVDPAATFLIATNNYRAWGGQFAGTGEKQIAFASPDENRSILAAYIGAQTRAHGAVRARADNNWRLAPINSSTPLDIRFETSPGEKAAEFIRSHTRYPLQYQGTDPTGFAIYQLKL from the coding sequence ATGTTCAGATCCAGCCTCACGCTGTGCGCACTGCTGGTTAGCCACTCGCCGTATGCCGCCACCGTTGATTTTCGCATTATGGAAACCACTGATCTGCGTGCGAATATGATGGACTTTGATTATTACAAGGACAGGCCCACCGATAAGTATGGTCTGGTGCGTACAGCTTCACTGATCAACGCGGCACGGCAGCAGGCGACCAATAGCGTGCTCGTTGATAATGGTGATGTCATACAGGGCAGCCCTCTGGGTGACTATATGGCGTCAAAAGGGCTGAAAAACGGGGATATCCATCCGGTTTATAAAGCAATGAATTCCCTTGACTACAGCGTGGGCAATCTCGGTAATCACGAATTCAATTATGGTCTTGATTACCTGCAAAAGGCGATCCGTGGCGCACGCTTTCCCTATATCAACGCCAATATTATCGATGTGAAAAGCGGTAAACCGCTGTTCACGCCATGGCTGATTAAGCCGGTGACGGTGCGCGATCGCGAGGGCAGCACCCACACGCTAAAGGTCGGTTATATCGGCTTTGCGCCGCCGCAGATTATGACGTGGGATCGGGCTAACCTGAGCGGTAAAGTCACGGTGGAGGATATCACCGCCACGGCCAGGAAATGGGTGCCGCAAATGCGCCAGCAGGGGGCTGATATTGTTGTCGCCATCCCACATTCTGGCCTCTCCAGCGAGCCGTATCATGCGCTGGCAGAGAACTCCGTTTACTATCTCAGCCAGGTGGCGGGGATCGATGCGATACTGTTTGGCCATGCGCATGCGGTCTTCCCCAGCAGCGATTTTGACGCCATCAAAGGGGCAGATATTGCAAAGGGTACGCTGAACGGTATTCCGGCGGTGATGCTGGGCATGTGGGGCGACCATCTCGGGATGGTCGATCTGGTACTGAACAATGACGCCGGGCGCTGGCGGGTGAGCGATGCACGCGCCGAAGCCCGCCCGGTGTATGATAAGGCGACTAAGCAGTCGCTGGCAGCGGAAGATCCCGCACTGGTAGGAATTCTGTCACAGGATCATGTCGCCACCCGCGAATTTGTCAGCCAGCCGATCGGTAAGTCGGCGGATGTGCTGGCCAGCTACCTGTCGCTGGTGCAGGACGATCCGACGGTGCAAATCGTCAACGATGCCCAGCGCGCCTACGTTGAACGCTTTATTCAGGGCGATCCCGACCTGGCGACTCTCCCCGTGCTGGCAGCAGCAGCACCGTTTAAGGCCGGTGGGCGCAAAAACGATCCGTCGAGCTATGTCGAGGTGGATAAAGGGCAGCTTACTTTGCGTAATGCGGCCGACCTCTATCTTTATCCCAACACGCTGGTCGTGGTAAAAGCCAGTGGCGAGCAGGTCAAACAGTGGCTTGAATGTTCAGCCGGGCAGTTTAATCAGATCGATATCCATAGCGGTAAACCGCAATCGCTTATCAACTGGGATTTCCGTACCTATAACTTCGACGTGATTGACGGGGTGAATTATCAGATTGATGTGACGCAGCCCGCACGCTATGACGCAGAATGTCGACTGATTGATAGCAAGGCCTCACGTATCCGCGATCTGACCTGGCAAGGTCAGCCTGTCGATCCGGCCGCAACATTCCTTATTGCTACCAATAACTATCGTGCCTGGGGCGGTCAGTTTGCCGGTACCGGTGAAAAACAGATTGCGTTTGCTTCACCAGATGAGAACCGATCGATTCTGGCTGCCTATATTGGCGCACAAACACGCGCCCACGGGGCGGTTCGTGCTCGGGCAGATAACAACTGGCGTCTGGCCCCCATTAACAGCAGCACGCCGCTGGATATCCGCTTTGAAACCTCACCGGGAGAAAAAGCGGCGGAGTTTATACGCAGCCATACGCGCTATCCCCTGCAATATCAGGGAACAGACCCGACGGGTTTTGCGATTTATCAGCTAAAGCTTTAA
- the cysQ gene encoding 3'(2'),5'-bisphosphate nucleotidase CysQ produces MLEKICQLAYEAGNAIMQVYDGQTPLDVMQKSDDSPVTAADLAAHGVIVSGLQALTPTIPVLSEEDPQSWEIRQHWQQYWLVDPLDGTKEFIKRNGEFTVNIALIEAGKPVLGVVYAPVLSVMYYAAEGKAWKEEDGHKMRIHVQDARPPLVVISRSHADSELEDYLKHLGDHQTTAIGSSLKFCLVAEGKAQLYPRFGPTNIWDTGAGHAVALAAGAHVNDWQGKPLDYAPRESFLNPGFRVSIY; encoded by the coding sequence GTGTTAGAAAAAATTTGCCAGCTGGCATATGAGGCAGGTAATGCCATTATGCAGGTGTATGACGGGCAGACTCCACTGGATGTGATGCAAAAGTCCGATGATTCCCCGGTGACTGCCGCAGACCTCGCGGCGCATGGGGTGATTGTCTCTGGATTGCAGGCATTAACCCCGACAATCCCTGTTCTGTCGGAAGAAGATCCACAGAGTTGGGAAATTCGCCAGCACTGGCAGCAATACTGGCTGGTGGACCCGCTGGACGGTACGAAAGAGTTTATCAAGCGTAATGGGGAATTTACGGTCAACATCGCGCTGATCGAAGCGGGTAAACCGGTGCTGGGCGTGGTCTATGCTCCGGTGCTGTCGGTGATGTATTACGCCGCAGAAGGTAAAGCCTGGAAGGAAGAGGACGGTCATAAAATGCGCATTCACGTACAGGATGCACGACCGCCGTTGGTGGTGATCAGCCGTTCACATGCTGACAGCGAACTGGAAGATTACCTCAAGCATCTGGGGGATCATCAAACCACCGCAATTGGCTCTTCGTTAAAGTTCTGCCTGGTGGCAGAGGGGAAAGCGCAGCTCTATCCGCGCTTTGGGCCTACCAATATCTGGGATACTGGCGCTGGCCATGCGGTGGCGCTGGCCGCGGGCGCGCACGTTAATGACTGGCAGGGAAAGCCTCTTGACTATGCGCCACGTGAGTCATTTCTGAATCCGGGTTTCCGTGTGTCGATTTATTGA
- the fklB gene encoding FKBP-type peptidyl-prolyl cis-trans isomerase, with translation MTTPSFDSVEAQASYGIGLQVGQQLQESGLQGLQPDALLAGLRDALEGNAPTVPVDVVHRALREVHERAEVVRQERQKALAVEGQKFLEENAQREGVSSTESGLQFSVLTQGEGAIPSRQDRVRVHYTGKLIDGSVFDSSVQRGEPAEFPVSGVIPGWIEALTLMPVGSKWQLVIPHGLAYGERGAGASIPPFSTLVFEVELLDIL, from the coding sequence ATGACAACCCCTTCTTTTGACAGCGTGGAAGCGCAAGCAAGTTACGGTATCGGTTTACAGGTCGGCCAGCAGCTACAGGAGTCTGGTCTGCAGGGCTTGCAGCCTGACGCTCTGCTGGCAGGCCTGCGCGATGCGCTGGAAGGGAATGCCCCGACGGTGCCCGTTGACGTGGTTCACCGCGCCCTGCGTGAAGTGCACGAGCGTGCCGAAGTTGTTCGTCAGGAGCGTCAAAAGGCTCTGGCAGTGGAAGGTCAGAAGTTCCTGGAAGAGAATGCACAGCGCGAAGGCGTCAGCAGCACGGAGAGCGGGCTGCAGTTCAGCGTGTTGACTCAGGGAGAAGGCGCCATCCCGTCTCGCCAGGATCGTGTGCGTGTGCACTATACCGGTAAACTGATCGACGGCAGCGTGTTTGACAGCTCCGTACAGCGCGGCGAGCCGGCTGAATTTCCGGTTAGCGGCGTGATCCCTGGCTGGATCGAAGCATTAACCCTGATGCCGGTGGGTTCCAAATGGCAGCTGGTGATCCCACACGGCCTCGCCTACGGCGAGCGCGGTGCCGGTGCCTCCATCCCGCCTTTCAGCACCCTGGTGTTTGAAGTCGAGCTGTTGGACATCCTGTAA
- a CDS encoding hemolysin family protein, whose protein sequence is MLDSFLVIVLLIAVSSFFSLSEISLAAARKIKLKLLADEGNINAQRVLKMQETPGMFFTVVQIGLNAVAILGGIVGDAAFSPAFKSLFERFFDAEMAERLSFICSFTLVTSLFILFADLFPKRLGMIAPESVALKIINPMRFCLFIFRPLVWFFNGGANIIFRLFKIPLVRKDDITSDDIYAVVEAGALAGVLRKQEHELIENVFELESRTVPSSMTSRENVVWFDLHEDETSLKEKIARHPHSKFLVCNQDIDHIVGYVDSKELLLRVLGNQSMALNSGVQIRSALIVPDTLTLSEALESFKTAGEDFAVIMNEYALVVGIITLNDVMTTLMGDLVGQGLEEQIVARDENSWLVEGGTPIEDVMRVLHIDEFPQSGNYETIGGFMMFMLRKIPKRTDFVKLHGYKFEVVDIDSYRIDQLLVTRIDARPLPAILPKDVEENA, encoded by the coding sequence ATGTTAGACAGTTTTCTTGTCATTGTACTGCTGATTGCGGTTAGCTCATTTTTCTCTCTTTCAGAGATCTCACTGGCGGCCGCTCGTAAAATTAAACTCAAGCTGCTGGCCGATGAGGGCAATATCAATGCCCAGCGCGTGCTGAAAATGCAGGAAACTCCCGGCATGTTCTTCACCGTGGTGCAGATTGGCCTGAACGCGGTGGCGATTCTTGGCGGTATCGTTGGCGATGCCGCATTCTCTCCCGCGTTCAAATCGCTGTTTGAACGCTTTTTTGATGCTGAAATGGCAGAACGCCTGAGCTTTATTTGTTCGTTCACCCTGGTTACCAGCCTGTTTATCCTGTTCGCCGACCTGTTTCCCAAGCGCCTTGGCATGATCGCGCCTGAAAGCGTGGCGTTGAAGATCATCAACCCGATGCGTTTTTGCCTGTTTATCTTCCGCCCGCTGGTGTGGTTTTTTAACGGCGGAGCCAATATTATTTTCCGCTTATTTAAAATCCCGCTGGTGCGTAAAGACGATATCACCTCTGACGATATCTATGCGGTGGTGGAGGCGGGCGCACTGGCCGGCGTGCTGCGTAAGCAGGAGCATGAACTGATTGAAAACGTATTCGAGCTGGAATCGCGCACCGTGCCCTCCTCGATGACCTCACGCGAGAACGTGGTGTGGTTTGACCTGCACGAGGATGAAACCAGCCTTAAAGAGAAGATTGCGCGCCATCCACATTCAAAATTTCTCGTCTGTAATCAAGATATTGACCACATCGTCGGCTACGTAGATTCAAAAGAGCTGCTGCTGCGTGTACTGGGCAACCAGAGTATGGCGCTGAACAGCGGCGTGCAGATCCGCTCAGCGCTTATCGTGCCTGATACCCTTACGTTGTCTGAAGCCCTGGAGAGTTTTAAAACCGCCGGAGAAGATTTTGCCGTCATCATGAATGAATACGCGCTGGTGGTGGGTATTATCACGCTCAACGATGTGATGACCACGCTGATGGGCGATCTGGTGGGCCAGGGGCTGGAAGAGCAGATTGTCGCGCGTGATGAGAACTCATGGCTGGTCGAAGGCGGCACGCCGATCGAGGACGTGATGCGTGTGCTGCATATCGACGAGTTTCCGCAGTCGGGTAACTACGAGACCATTGGCGGCTTTATGATGTTTATGCTGCGTAAAATCCCGAAACGAACCGACTTTGTCAAACTGCACGGCTATAAGTTCGAAGTGGTGGATATCGACAGCTACCGCATCGATCAGCTGCTGGTGACGCGTATTGATGCGCGCCCGCTGCCAGCGATATTGCCGAAGGATGTTGAAGAGAACGCATAA
- a CDS encoding DUF1107 domain-containing protein, translating into MKIFQRYNPLQVAKYVKTLFRGRFYIKDVGAFEFDKGKILIPRIKDKQHYSVMSEVNRQVLRLQTEFN; encoded by the coding sequence ATGAAAATCTTCCAGCGATATAATCCGTTACAGGTCGCTAAATACGTTAAGACGTTGTTTCGGGGAAGGTTCTACATCAAAGACGTTGGCGCATTTGAATTTGATAAAGGTAAGATTCTGATCCCACGCATCAAAGACAAACAACACTACAGCGTGATGTCAGAAGTTAACCGGCAGGTTCTGCGACTGCAGACAGAATTCAACTAA
- the tamA gene encoding autotransporter assembly complex protein TamA yields the protein MPRIHVYCMSCLLIAAPVAQAANVRLQVTGLSGDLEKNVRARLSTITGDEVSADGRFRSRVSEAVKEGLKALGYYEPKIDFDLLPPPAGGKRPLLLAKVSPGEPVKIAGETVILRGGARTDEDYRRLVNDGKPKLGTVLNHSDYEKFKSSLSNMALRKGYFDADYRQSQLGVSVERREAFWDIDYDSGQRYRFGDVSFSGSQIRDEYLENLVPFKKGDDYSSRDLAELNRRLSATGWFNSVVVVPEFDKGRASKMLPLHGFVSPRTENTIETGVGYSTDVGPRVKATWKKPWVNDRGHSFSTSANISAPEQQLDFSYKVPLLKSPLEQYYLLQGGLKRTDLNDTKADSSTLAASRYWDSSSGWQRAINLRWSLDHFTQGNVTNTTMLLYPGVSINRTRSRGGLMPTWGDSQRYSLDVSDTTWGSDIDFAVIQAQNVWIRTLAEKHRFVARANLGWIETNDFQKVPPDLRFFAGGDRSIRGYKYKGISPRDDDGKLTGASKLATGSLEYQYNVTGKWWSAVFIDSGEAVNDIKQSNVKTGAGVGVRWQSPVGPIKLDIARAIGDEDKRDIQFYIGLGPEL from the coding sequence GTGCCACGAATCCATGTGTATTGCATGTCTTGTCTACTGATCGCCGCCCCTGTAGCGCAGGCGGCGAACGTCCGTCTGCAGGTCACAGGCCTGTCCGGCGATCTGGAAAAAAATGTCAGGGCGCGTTTGTCCACGATTACCGGTGATGAAGTGTCTGCCGATGGTCGCTTCCGTTCACGTGTTAGCGAGGCGGTGAAAGAGGGGCTGAAGGCACTGGGTTATTACGAACCTAAGATTGATTTCGATTTGCTTCCGCCCCCCGCCGGCGGCAAACGTCCGCTGCTGCTGGCGAAAGTCTCTCCGGGTGAGCCGGTCAAAATAGCCGGAGAAACCGTGATCCTGCGCGGCGGAGCGCGTACCGATGAGGATTACCGCCGGCTGGTCAACGACGGCAAACCTAAACTGGGAACCGTACTCAATCACAGCGACTACGAAAAATTTAAAAGCTCGTTAAGCAATATGGCGCTGCGTAAAGGCTATTTCGACGCCGATTATCGTCAAAGCCAGCTTGGGGTTTCCGTCGAGCGGCGTGAAGCATTCTGGGATATCGACTACGACAGCGGCCAGCGTTATCGCTTCGGTGACGTCAGTTTTTCTGGTTCACAAATCCGCGACGAGTATCTGGAAAACCTGGTGCCTTTCAAAAAAGGCGATGACTACAGTTCGCGCGACCTGGCTGAACTGAATCGCCGTCTGTCGGCGACCGGCTGGTTCAATTCCGTCGTGGTCGTACCGGAGTTTGATAAAGGACGCGCCAGCAAAATGCTGCCGCTGCACGGCTTTGTCTCACCGCGCACCGAGAACACCATAGAAACCGGCGTCGGTTACTCGACGGACGTCGGCCCGCGCGTCAAAGCCACGTGGAAAAAGCCCTGGGTCAACGATCGCGGGCACAGTTTCAGCACCAGCGCGAACATTTCTGCGCCGGAACAGCAGCTCGATTTCAGTTACAAGGTGCCGCTCCTTAAAAGCCCGCTTGAGCAGTATTATCTGTTACAGGGGGGCCTAAAAAGAACCGACCTTAACGATACCAAGGCCGACTCCTCTACTCTTGCCGCATCGCGTTACTGGGACAGTTCCAGTGGCTGGCAGCGTGCGATTAACCTGCGCTGGAGCCTGGATCACTTTACCCAGGGCAACGTCACCAATACCACCATGCTGCTTTACCCTGGTGTGAGCATTAACCGCACCCGCTCACGCGGCGGGCTGATGCCCACCTGGGGCGATTCGCAGCGCTATTCTCTCGATGTGTCTGATACCACCTGGGGGTCGGATATCGACTTCGCGGTTATCCAGGCGCAGAACGTGTGGATACGTACGTTGGCAGAAAAGCATCGCTTCGTAGCGCGCGCTAACCTTGGCTGGATTGAAACCAATGATTTCCAGAAAGTACCGCCGGATCTGCGCTTCTTTGCCGGGGGTGACCGCAGCATTCGTGGCTACAAATATAAAGGGATTTCTCCGCGTGATGATGACGGCAAGCTAACAGGGGCCTCGAAGCTGGCGACCGGCTCGCTTGAATATCAGTACAACGTCACGGGGAAATGGTGGAGCGCGGTGTTTATTGACTCGGGTGAGGCGGTCAACGATATCAAACAGAGCAACGTGAAGACCGGTGCCGGTGTTGGCGTGCGCTGGCAGTCGCCGGTGGGGCCGATCAAACTCGATATTGCCCGTGCGATTGGCGATGAAGATAAGCGTGATATTCAGTTCTACATTGGTTTGGGGCCTGAACTATGA
- the tamB gene encoding autotransporter assembly complex protein TamB, translated as MKWWKKGLIGILIFILLLLGGIAFLLGTTTGLHLALNSAARWVPGLGIQQVDGGWRNLTLKGVSYDMPGVTVKAGEFHLALRLGCLKQSAFCINDLALKDVNVVVDSKRMPPAADAPVKKEGSTGEISTPYPLTLSRLALHNINVKIDDTAISLADFTSGLHWQERALTLTPTHIQGLLVALPKAAKVASEQVVEPKIERPAADEAPLGETLKALFAKPLLPDLPEFILPLDVNVQQILGEQLRITGDSDIAVNRLLLKAKTEHNQLQLQTLDVDSPQGQLNAQGGATLSGSWPMSFTLNGAINLDPLKGEKIKMTLDGGLRDTLKLALNLSGPVRAQLDADSQLAVAGLPINMRLQSPQLRWPLEGAAQFQANNVNFSFNGKATDYVMSLKAALQGEGVPPATLTLDGKGNVEQFSLDKLRLAALQGNTDLTALVDWSKAISWHSELTLSGINTAKQYPDWPAKLEGKITTRGSLYGGSWQMRVPELKLKGNVRNNAVSADGSLSGNSYNQWDIPGIKLVLGRNNVNVKGSLGEKLALDADIDARHLDNALPGLGGVAVGTIRARGDLKTPQLLADLTASGLRWQAMRIGRIKLDGDVRSGEQVQGKVNLRVEQLKQDALVVRLLQLDASGTEKQHQLKLSVQGEPVSGQLALNGAFDRAAGRWQGTLNNTRFATPVGDWRLTRAIALDYLNAKQTVSIGPHCWQNPNAELCVPQTVEAGPSGHARVVLNRFDLAMIKPFMPDTTRLAGVFNGDADVSWTADGALPTGRVALKGRGVKVDQDVQGNNLPIAFDTLNLNAALKNGRAQLDWLLRIANNGQLDGNVQIADPQGRRTLSGNVNITSLSLAMLNPALMQGEKITGELNTRLRLGGNLQKPQVFGDLGLRNVDVDGSFMPVDLTAANLTMVFNGMSSTLKGLVQTSQGQIALDGNADWNQLDAWRARIAAKGDKIRVTVPPMVRMDVSPDLVFEATPQLFNLEGRVDIPWARITVQEVPTSAVGVSSDEVLLDKNLKPIAPKSAAIPINSNLVIHVGNDVRLSAFGLKAKLNGDLKMVQDKRGLGLNGQINIPSGRFHAYGQDLIVRKGELQFSGPADQPYLNIEAIRNPEATEDDVTAGVRVTGLADEPKVEIFSDPAKSQQEALSYLLRGQGLGASGSDSDAITSALVGLGLAQSGQVVGKIGETFGVSNLALDTTGVGDSQKVQVSGYVLPGLQVKYGVGIFDSLATLTLRYRLMPKLYLEAVSGVDQALDLLYQFEF; from the coding sequence ATGAAGTGGTGGAAAAAGGGTCTGATTGGCATTCTCATTTTTATCCTGCTGCTGCTTGGCGGCATTGCTTTTTTGCTTGGCACCACGACCGGCCTACACCTGGCCCTGAATTCGGCGGCACGCTGGGTTCCGGGGTTGGGCATTCAGCAGGTGGACGGCGGCTGGCGTAACCTGACCCTGAAGGGCGTCAGCTATGACATGCCGGGTGTTACGGTGAAGGCGGGCGAGTTCCATCTTGCGTTGCGCCTCGGCTGTCTGAAACAGAGCGCCTTCTGCATTAACGATTTGGCGTTGAAGGATGTGAACGTGGTGGTGGACAGCAAACGGATGCCGCCTGCTGCCGACGCGCCGGTGAAAAAGGAGGGCAGTACGGGGGAGATCAGCACGCCGTATCCGCTCACCTTGAGCAGGCTGGCGCTGCACAACATTAACGTGAAAATCGACGATACCGCCATTTCTCTCGCCGACTTCACCAGCGGCCTGCACTGGCAGGAGCGAGCGTTGACGCTCACCCCAACCCATATCCAGGGGCTGCTGGTTGCGCTGCCGAAAGCGGCAAAAGTCGCCAGCGAGCAGGTAGTAGAGCCGAAAATTGAACGGCCGGCAGCGGATGAAGCGCCGCTGGGCGAGACGCTTAAGGCGCTGTTTGCCAAACCACTGCTGCCGGATCTGCCGGAATTTATCCTGCCGCTCGATGTTAACGTGCAACAGATCCTCGGCGAGCAGCTGCGCATCACCGGCGATAGCGATATTGCCGTTAATCGACTGCTGCTCAAGGCCAAAACCGAGCATAATCAGCTCCAGCTGCAAACGCTTGACGTGGATTCTCCCCAAGGGCAGCTCAACGCGCAGGGCGGGGCGACGCTCAGCGGCAGCTGGCCAATGAGCTTTACGCTCAATGGCGCGATCAACCTCGATCCGCTCAAAGGCGAGAAGATCAAAATGACGCTGGACGGCGGACTGCGCGATACGCTTAAGCTGGCGCTCAATTTGTCTGGCCCGGTGCGCGCGCAGCTTGATGCCGATAGCCAGCTGGCCGTAGCGGGTCTGCCGATCAATATGCGCCTGCAAAGCCCACAGCTGCGCTGGCCGCTGGAGGGGGCGGCACAGTTCCAGGCAAATAACGTCAACTTCAGCTTCAACGGCAAAGCCACGGACTATGTGATGTCGCTCAAAGCGGCTTTGCAGGGGGAAGGGGTGCCGCCAGCCACACTGACGCTGGATGGCAAAGGCAATGTTGAACAGTTCTCTCTCGATAAGCTGCGTCTGGCAGCATTGCAGGGCAATACCGATCTGACGGCGCTGGTTGACTGGAGTAAGGCGATCAGCTGGCATAGTGAATTGACCCTGTCAGGGATCAATACCGCAAAACAGTATCCTGACTGGCCGGCGAAGCTGGAGGGGAAAATCACTACCCGAGGCAGTCTGTACGGCGGCAGCTGGCAGATGCGTGTGCCGGAGCTGAAGCTTAAAGGTAACGTGCGTAACAACGCCGTAAGCGCCGACGGCTCTTTGTCCGGCAACAGTTACAACCAGTGGGATATCCCCGGCATAAAACTGGTGCTGGGGCGCAATAACGTCAATGTGAAAGGTTCCCTTGGCGAGAAGCTGGCTCTGGATGCTGATATTGATGCCAGGCATCTCGATAACGCCCTGCCGGGATTGGGCGGCGTTGCGGTAGGAACGATCCGTGCGCGTGGCGACCTGAAGACGCCGCAGCTGCTGGCGGATTTGACCGCCAGCGGTTTGCGCTGGCAGGCGATGCGTATTGGGCGTATCAAGCTGGACGGCGATGTTCGCTCTGGCGAACAGGTGCAGGGTAAAGTGAATCTGCGCGTGGAGCAGCTGAAGCAGGATGCATTGGTGGTCAGGCTGCTGCAGCTTGACGCCAGCGGCACGGAAAAACAGCACCAGCTTAAGCTCAGCGTGCAGGGAGAACCGGTTTCCGGCCAGCTGGCGCTCAACGGTGCCTTTGACCGCGCGGCCGGGCGTTGGCAGGGAACGTTAAACAATACCCGTTTCGCGACTCCGGTCGGTGACTGGCGCTTAACCCGCGCCATTGCGCTTGATTATCTCAACGCGAAACAGACGGTGAGCATTGGGCCGCACTGTTGGCAGAACCCGAACGCCGAGCTGTGCGTGCCGCAGACGGTGGAAGCTGGGCCTTCCGGTCATGCCCGCGTGGTGCTCAACCGCTTCGATCTGGCCATGATCAAACCGTTTATGCCTGACACCACGCGGCTGGCGGGGGTATTTAACGGCGATGCGGATGTCAGCTGGACAGCCGACGGTGCCCTGCCTACCGGGCGTGTTGCCTTGAAGGGGCGCGGGGTTAAGGTCGATCAGGATGTGCAGGGCAATAATCTGCCCATCGCTTTTGATACGCTAAACCTCAATGCGGCGTTGAAAAATGGTCGTGCGCAGCTGGACTGGCTGCTGCGTATCGCTAATAACGGTCAGCTTGACGGTAACGTACAGATTGCCGATCCGCAGGGGCGACGTACACTGTCCGGCAATGTCAATATTACCAGTCTGTCGCTGGCGATGCTCAATCCGGCCCTGATGCAGGGAGAGAAAATCACCGGAGAGCTGAATACACGTCTGCGCCTTGGCGGCAATCTGCAAAAGCCTCAGGTATTTGGTGATTTGGGGCTGCGTAACGTCGATGTTGACGGCAGCTTTATGCCGGTCGATCTCACCGCGGCCAATTTGACGATGGTCTTTAACGGCATGAGTTCGACCCTGAAAGGGTTGGTTCAGACATCACAGGGGCAGATCGCCCTGGACGGTAACGCCGACTGGAACCAGCTGGATGCCTGGCGCGCGCGTATTGCGGCGAAAGGGGACAAGATACGCGTCACCGTGCCGCCCATGGTGCGTATGGACGTATCGCCGGATCTGGTGTTTGAAGCCACTCCACAGCTGTTCAATCTTGAAGGCCGTGTTGATATCCCCTGGGCGCGTATCACCGTGCAGGAAGTCCCGACCAGCGCGGTCGGGGTTTCTTCCGACGAAGTGTTGCTGGATAAAAACCTTAAACCGATAGCGCCTAAGTCTGCCGCTATTCCGATCAACAGCAATCTGGTTATTCATGTCGGTAACGATGTACGCCTCAGTGCCTTTGGCCTGAAGGCGAAGCTGAACGGCGACCTGAAAATGGTGCAGGATAAACGCGGGCTGGGACTTAATGGGCAGATCAATATCCCATCCGGACGCTTCCATGCGTACGGCCAGGATCTGATCGTGCGTAAAGGCGAGCTGCAATTCTCCGGCCCGGCCGATCAGCCGTATCTGAATATAGAAGCGATCCGTAACCCGGAAGCCACCGAAGACGATGTTACCGCCGGGGTGCGCGTGACCGGACTGGCGGATGAGCCGAAGGTGGAAATTTTCTCCGATCCAGCGAAGTCTCAGCAGGAAGCCCTGTCCTATCTGCTGCGCGGTCAGGGATTAGGCGCTTCCGGCAGCGATAGCGACGCAATAACCTCTGCTCTGGTAGGATTGGGGCTTGCACAAAGTGGGCAGGTTGTGGGTAAAATCGGCGAGACCTTTGGTGTCAGTAATCTGGCGCTGGATACCACCGGAGTCGGCGACAGCCAGAAGGTGCAGGTCAGCGGCTATGTGCTGCCGGGTCTACAGGTAAAATACGGTGTTGGCATTTTTGATTCACTGGCGACATTAACGCTGCGTTATCGCCTGATGCCTAAGCTCTATTTGGAAGCGGTGTCTGGGGTTGACCAGGCACTGGATTTGCTCTATCAGTTTGAGTTTTAG